A portion of the Melanotaenia boesemani isolate fMelBoe1 chromosome 2, fMelBoe1.pri, whole genome shotgun sequence genome contains these proteins:
- the LOC121632018 gene encoding plexin domain-containing protein 1-like isoform X1 encodes MCFSLVMLFLCLFQTELVKVWAQQRTDDWYSVITLQHEESSPVDGAQRSPTGHTRRSRAVLGGGVTITTLPDNMTHVVEDSGKYYTWRSFGPEDRRTKELWVDMSDVRHGQVRVHGILSNSYKQAVRVVLSFGFPFYGHYLRQIIIATGGFIFTGDLTHRMLTTTQYIAPLMANFDPSYSKESTVQYLDNGEVFVVQWERVILPGRESEGAFTFQAALYKTGEITFSYRDIPLSLDEIASAEHPVKAGLSDAFMVMSPSSQSTDTARKTIYEYHRVELDIKKITSYSAVEFTPLPTCLQHDSCEICLSSNKTSGCSWCHVLQRCSDGMDRHRQEWLDFSCSEESKDATCDDYFRNDNFTGSPEIGDATSLTPLQKDCKNYDDAVHPIFKTENDVKTDSSTKRTGMSNTGVIVGIASTLVLLLALLLVALCINCNATAGSSLYLIQRRKCYWPSLKFQKQQTGYTEVEGEGHEKYSIAEAGPC; translated from the exons ATGTGCTTCAGTTTGGTGAtgctttttctctgtctcttccAAACAGAGCTGGTCAAAGTTTGGGCTCAACAGAGGACAG ATGACTGGTACAGTGTGATCACACTGCAGCATGAAGAGTCATCTCCTGTTGATGGAGCCCAGAGATCACCTACGGGCCACACCAGGAGAAGCAGAGCAGTTCTGGGTGGAGGAGTGACAATCACCACACTTCCAGACAACATGACACACGTAGTG GAGGATTCTGGCAAATACTACACATGGCGAAGCTTTGGCCCTGAGGATCGGCGAACCAAGGAACTGTGGGTCGACATGAGTGATGTCCGGCACGGCCAAGTCAGAGTGCATGGGATTTTGTCCAATTCATACAAACAGGCCGTG AGGGTTGTCCTGTCTTTTGGCTTTCCTTTTTACGGACATTACCTGAGGCAGATTATCATAGCAACAGGAG GGTTTATCTTTACAGGGGATCTCACCCACCGTATGCTGACCACCACACAGTACATAGCCCCTCTAATGGCTAATTTTGACCCCAGCTACTCTAAAGAATCCACTGTGCAATACCTGGATAATG GAGAAGTGTTTGTGGTCCAGTGGGAGCGGGTCATACTTCCAGGCAGGGAGTCAGAGGGTGCCTTTACATTTCAGGCTGCACTTTATAAAACAGGGGAAATCACTTTCAGCTACCGAGAC ATACCTTTGTCATTAGATGAGATCGCATCGGCTGAACATCCAGTGAAGGCCGGTTTGTCTGATGCCTTCATGGTCATGTCACCCTCTTCTCAATCAACAG ATACAGCTCGTAAAACAATCTACGAATACCATCGAGTCGAGCTAGACATAAAAAAGATTACCAGTTATTCTGCAGTTGAGTTTACACCATTGCCTA cATGCCTTCAACATGACAGTTGTGAGATCTGCCTCTCATCCAACAAGACATCTGGCTGCAGTTGGTGTCATGTTCTCCAGAG GTGTTCAGATGGCATGGACAGACACAGACAAGAATGGCTGGATTTTAGCTGTTCAGAAGAG AGCAAAGATGCAACCTGTGATGATTACTTCAGGAATGACAATTTCACTGGTTCACCAGAGATAGGTGATGCCACTTCTTTGACTCCTCTACAAAAAGACTGTAAAAATTACG ATGATGCTGTACATCCCATATTCAAGACTGAAAATG atgtgaaaacagattCTTCAACCAAGAGAACTGGGATGTCTAACACAGGTGTGATAGTTGGTATAGCATCTACTCTGGTGCTCCTTTTGGCTCTGCTACTTGTTGCTCTTTGCATCAACTGCAATGCCACTGCTGGATCATCGCTTTACCTCATCCAG AGACGCAAGTGCTACTGGCCTTCCTTGAAGTTTCAAAAGCAGCAAACTGGATACACGGAAGTGGAGGGAGAAGGTCACGAAAAATACAGCATCGCTGAAGCTGGGCCATGCTAA
- the LOC121632018 gene encoding plexin domain-containing protein 1-like isoform X2: protein MCFSLVMLFLCLFQTELVKVWAQQRTDDWYSVITLQHEESSPVDGAQRSPTGHTRRSRAVLGGGVTITTLPDNMTHVVDSGKYYTWRSFGPEDRRTKELWVDMSDVRHGQVRVHGILSNSYKQAVRVVLSFGFPFYGHYLRQIIIATGGFIFTGDLTHRMLTTTQYIAPLMANFDPSYSKESTVQYLDNGEVFVVQWERVILPGRESEGAFTFQAALYKTGEITFSYRDIPLSLDEIASAEHPVKAGLSDAFMVMSPSSQSTDTARKTIYEYHRVELDIKKITSYSAVEFTPLPTCLQHDSCEICLSSNKTSGCSWCHVLQRCSDGMDRHRQEWLDFSCSEESKDATCDDYFRNDNFTGSPEIGDATSLTPLQKDCKNYDDAVHPIFKTENDVKTDSSTKRTGMSNTGVIVGIASTLVLLLALLLVALCINCNATAGSSLYLIQRRKCYWPSLKFQKQQTGYTEVEGEGHEKYSIAEAGPC from the exons ATGTGCTTCAGTTTGGTGAtgctttttctctgtctcttccAAACAGAGCTGGTCAAAGTTTGGGCTCAACAGAGGACAG ATGACTGGTACAGTGTGATCACACTGCAGCATGAAGAGTCATCTCCTGTTGATGGAGCCCAGAGATCACCTACGGGCCACACCAGGAGAAGCAGAGCAGTTCTGGGTGGAGGAGTGACAATCACCACACTTCCAGACAACATGACACACGTAGTG GATTCTGGCAAATACTACACATGGCGAAGCTTTGGCCCTGAGGATCGGCGAACCAAGGAACTGTGGGTCGACATGAGTGATGTCCGGCACGGCCAAGTCAGAGTGCATGGGATTTTGTCCAATTCATACAAACAGGCCGTG AGGGTTGTCCTGTCTTTTGGCTTTCCTTTTTACGGACATTACCTGAGGCAGATTATCATAGCAACAGGAG GGTTTATCTTTACAGGGGATCTCACCCACCGTATGCTGACCACCACACAGTACATAGCCCCTCTAATGGCTAATTTTGACCCCAGCTACTCTAAAGAATCCACTGTGCAATACCTGGATAATG GAGAAGTGTTTGTGGTCCAGTGGGAGCGGGTCATACTTCCAGGCAGGGAGTCAGAGGGTGCCTTTACATTTCAGGCTGCACTTTATAAAACAGGGGAAATCACTTTCAGCTACCGAGAC ATACCTTTGTCATTAGATGAGATCGCATCGGCTGAACATCCAGTGAAGGCCGGTTTGTCTGATGCCTTCATGGTCATGTCACCCTCTTCTCAATCAACAG ATACAGCTCGTAAAACAATCTACGAATACCATCGAGTCGAGCTAGACATAAAAAAGATTACCAGTTATTCTGCAGTTGAGTTTACACCATTGCCTA cATGCCTTCAACATGACAGTTGTGAGATCTGCCTCTCATCCAACAAGACATCTGGCTGCAGTTGGTGTCATGTTCTCCAGAG GTGTTCAGATGGCATGGACAGACACAGACAAGAATGGCTGGATTTTAGCTGTTCAGAAGAG AGCAAAGATGCAACCTGTGATGATTACTTCAGGAATGACAATTTCACTGGTTCACCAGAGATAGGTGATGCCACTTCTTTGACTCCTCTACAAAAAGACTGTAAAAATTACG ATGATGCTGTACATCCCATATTCAAGACTGAAAATG atgtgaaaacagattCTTCAACCAAGAGAACTGGGATGTCTAACACAGGTGTGATAGTTGGTATAGCATCTACTCTGGTGCTCCTTTTGGCTCTGCTACTTGTTGCTCTTTGCATCAACTGCAATGCCACTGCTGGATCATCGCTTTACCTCATCCAG AGACGCAAGTGCTACTGGCCTTCCTTGAAGTTTCAAAAGCAGCAAACTGGATACACGGAAGTGGAGGGAGAAGGTCACGAAAAATACAGCATCGCTGAAGCTGGGCCATGCTAA
- the LOC121632018 gene encoding plexin domain-containing protein 1-like isoform X3 — protein sequence MTHVVEDSGKYYTWRSFGPEDRRTKELWVDMSDVRHGQVRVHGILSNSYKQAVRVVLSFGFPFYGHYLRQIIIATGGFIFTGDLTHRMLTTTQYIAPLMANFDPSYSKESTVQYLDNGEVFVVQWERVILPGRESEGAFTFQAALYKTGEITFSYRDIPLSLDEIASAEHPVKAGLSDAFMVMSPSSQSTDTARKTIYEYHRVELDIKKITSYSAVEFTPLPTCLQHDSCEICLSSNKTSGCSWCHVLQRCSDGMDRHRQEWLDFSCSEESKDATCDDYFRNDNFTGSPEIGDATSLTPLQKDCKNYDDAVHPIFKTENDVKTDSSTKRTGMSNTGVIVGIASTLVLLLALLLVALCINCNATAGSSLYLIQRRKCYWPSLKFQKQQTGYTEVEGEGHEKYSIAEAGPC from the exons ATGACACACGTAGTG GAGGATTCTGGCAAATACTACACATGGCGAAGCTTTGGCCCTGAGGATCGGCGAACCAAGGAACTGTGGGTCGACATGAGTGATGTCCGGCACGGCCAAGTCAGAGTGCATGGGATTTTGTCCAATTCATACAAACAGGCCGTG AGGGTTGTCCTGTCTTTTGGCTTTCCTTTTTACGGACATTACCTGAGGCAGATTATCATAGCAACAGGAG GGTTTATCTTTACAGGGGATCTCACCCACCGTATGCTGACCACCACACAGTACATAGCCCCTCTAATGGCTAATTTTGACCCCAGCTACTCTAAAGAATCCACTGTGCAATACCTGGATAATG GAGAAGTGTTTGTGGTCCAGTGGGAGCGGGTCATACTTCCAGGCAGGGAGTCAGAGGGTGCCTTTACATTTCAGGCTGCACTTTATAAAACAGGGGAAATCACTTTCAGCTACCGAGAC ATACCTTTGTCATTAGATGAGATCGCATCGGCTGAACATCCAGTGAAGGCCGGTTTGTCTGATGCCTTCATGGTCATGTCACCCTCTTCTCAATCAACAG ATACAGCTCGTAAAACAATCTACGAATACCATCGAGTCGAGCTAGACATAAAAAAGATTACCAGTTATTCTGCAGTTGAGTTTACACCATTGCCTA cATGCCTTCAACATGACAGTTGTGAGATCTGCCTCTCATCCAACAAGACATCTGGCTGCAGTTGGTGTCATGTTCTCCAGAG GTGTTCAGATGGCATGGACAGACACAGACAAGAATGGCTGGATTTTAGCTGTTCAGAAGAG AGCAAAGATGCAACCTGTGATGATTACTTCAGGAATGACAATTTCACTGGTTCACCAGAGATAGGTGATGCCACTTCTTTGACTCCTCTACAAAAAGACTGTAAAAATTACG ATGATGCTGTACATCCCATATTCAAGACTGAAAATG atgtgaaaacagattCTTCAACCAAGAGAACTGGGATGTCTAACACAGGTGTGATAGTTGGTATAGCATCTACTCTGGTGCTCCTTTTGGCTCTGCTACTTGTTGCTCTTTGCATCAACTGCAATGCCACTGCTGGATCATCGCTTTACCTCATCCAG AGACGCAAGTGCTACTGGCCTTCCTTGAAGTTTCAAAAGCAGCAAACTGGATACACGGAAGTGGAGGGAGAAGGTCACGAAAAATACAGCATCGCTGAAGCTGGGCCATGCTAA